The nucleotide window AAACGCGGAATGGCGGAGCTGGGGCTGGAATATCAGGGATAAATGTAGGTCGGGTTAGAGCGTCCTTTGCTCGTAACCCGACAATAAAGCGAAACCGCCTTCGGCGGTCATCCGGTGTGGCAACCGGATCTGACGAGCAGCCGAGACATTATTCCCCCTTTTAAAGGGGGCCAGGGGGATTTTTAAGGAGGACGATATATGAACATGCAGGATTACAGGGAAGACCACAAAGGCAGGCTGGTGCCTGTCAATCTGATCGACGAAATTGATCTGGAGCGTGACAGCCTGGTCAAGGAAATCATCGGGGAAGCAAGGAATGTAAATTCAGTATTGAAGACATTCAAAAGCAGAACAATGGCCGATGTAAGCGCGTTCTGCGAGCTTTCCGCTGAAAAATACGGAGTAAAGCGCGGAGGCAGAAAAGGAAATCTGAGCCTTCTGAGCTTTGATGGCAAATCAAAGGTTCTGATAGCGATTTCCGAAAATCTGTCTTTTGATGAACGTCTCCATGCCGCAAAAGAGCTGATTGACGAATGCCTGAACGAGTGGACTCAGGATTCGAGGCCTGAAATCAAGGTGCTGATCAATGACGCGTTTCAGGTGGACAAGGAAGGCAATATTTCAACCACAAAGGTTTTAAGCCTGAGACGCTTGAGAATTGAAGACGAGCGCTGGCACAGGGCAATGGACGCCATAAGCCAGAGCGTTCAGGTGGCAGACACCAAAAGTTATATCAGGGTGTACGAACGCGGCGGAATTGAAGACGCATGGCAGCCGGTTAGTCTGGATATTTCGGCGGCATAGGGCTTTTTGATTGGTTAAGCGAAACCGCCTTTTGGCGGTCATTTTGGGGTGGTTCCCAAAATCTGACGAGCAGCCGGAGGATAAAATGGCAAACAAAATAAAGAGTCTCAACAGTATATGGTCTCTCGCTTCAAGGCGGGGAATCAGCCAGGAGCGGGTTTATGAACTTGCTTCCGGGCTTGGCGTGAACAAGCTCACGGATCTGGATGAAACCGGATTCCGGGAGCTTG belongs to Desulforegula conservatrix Mb1Pa and includes:
- a CDS encoding DUF3164 family protein is translated as MNMQDYREDHKGRLVPVNLIDEIDLERDSLVKEIIGEARNVNSVLKTFKSRTMADVSAFCELSAEKYGVKRGGRKGNLSLLSFDGKSKVLIAISENLSFDERLHAAKELIDECLNEWTQDSRPEIKVLINDAFQVDKEGNISTTKVLSLRRLRIEDERWHRAMDAISQSVQVADTKSYIRVYERGGIEDAWQPVSLDISAA